One Triticum dicoccoides isolate Atlit2015 ecotype Zavitan chromosome 5B, WEW_v2.0, whole genome shotgun sequence genomic window carries:
- the LOC119305451 gene encoding uncharacterized protein LOC119305451, whose amino-acid sequence MEQQAKASEVDGTAAHRGAPREFLGADTAEKQRGGGDDVVSGGGGAAKLEKEEEKEKTAAEGVKPLPHKQVPQPSDVYNPELERL is encoded by the coding sequence ATGGAGCAGCAGGCGAAGGCAAGCGAGGTCGACGGCACGGCTGCCCACCGTGGCGCGCCACGCGAGTTCCTGGGTGCAGACACGGCGGAGAAGCAACGAGGCGGAGGCGACGACGTCGTTAGCGGTGGGGGCGGCGCAGCGAAGctggagaaggaggaagagaaggagaagacggcggcggagGGGGTGAAGCCGCTGCCGCACAAGCAGGTTCCGCAGCCCAGCGATGTGTACAACCCGGAGCTCGAGCGCCTCTAA